TAATGAGCCAGACGGGACGACTCACCGGCGATGCGCTCGAAGATGTCGTTGACGAACGAGTTCATGATGCCCATCGCCTTGGACGAAATGCCGGTGTCGGGGTGGACCTGCTTCAGCACTTTGTATACGTAGATGGCGTAGCTCTCCTTCCTGGACTTTCTGCGCTTCTTTCCTCCCTTGCCGGCCGTCTTGGTCACGGCTTTCTTAGATCCCTTTTTCGGGGCGGACTTGGCAGGTTCAGGCATGGCTTTCCTCTTCGAGTGAGACTGAAGAATGAGGAGAAGCGCCCGGCACCGGCTTATTTACACTGCGATATTCAAATAGATCAGGCTCCGCCTTCACAGTGCTGTCAAACGGTCATTGGACGATGAACAACGGCTCGCTTGGCGGACAACCCACAGCTCTCCTTCACCCCA
This window of the Pygocentrus nattereri isolate fPygNat1 chromosome 2, fPygNat1.pri, whole genome shotgun sequence genome carries:
- the LOC119261858 gene encoding histone H2B, which produces MPEPAKSAPKKGSKKAVTKTAGKGGKKRRKSRKESYAIYVYKVLKQVHPDTGISSKAMGIMNSFVNDIFERIAGESSRLAHYNKRSTITSREIQTAVRLLLPGELAKHAVSEGTKAVTKYTSSK